From the Methanobacterium sp. BAmetb5 genome, the window CCCCGTGGAACCCTTTACCATTCCTATGCCCTGGAAGATGGCCGGGTTAGAAACTGTGTCATCAGAACCCCATCCATGGCCAACATCGGAGCCATGCAGTACGCCTGCATAGGCCATCACATAACCGATGCCCAGCTTTCCGTGGTACAGTGTGACCCCTGTTTCACCTGCACTGACCGGGCAATTGAAATCATCAAGATTTGAGGAGAATAAACCATGGACCTTATATATTCCCTAATAGCAGTAATAGGCACCCTGGTGGTAGCCTTCATTGTGAGCCTCTTCTTACCAGGCCTTGAACGGAAATTCATTCACGCCAGGATACAACAGAGGGTAGGCCCACCACTCACCAGTCCGGGGATCATGGCCCCCCTCAAGTTCTTCTTTAAGAAGACCATAACTCCCGAGTCATCAATGCCTCGATTGTACAATGCACTGCCCTTAATAAGTCTTATAGTTGTGGTAGTTATCCTGTTGTTCCTCATCCCCGACATGTACTTTGCCGGGGCACTGGCCAGTGTTATTGCCCTGGTGGGATTTTTGAAGGTGGAAGAAATAATGTACATGTTTATGGGAAGCCTGTCCCGATCTGTGCTCTCCGTACGCATGCCCTTCCCAGATAAAGCCAGGGGAGCTGCCCACCCGGAAGTACACCAATCATTCTTCGAAGACCTGAGCAGTCTCCGGGCCTTCAGACTAATTGCCTTCGGATCCTTCCCGGTGTACATCGCCATGTTCGTGGCCGTGGCCATGACTGGAAGCATCTACCTCCAGGATATCATCGCCTACCAGCAGATACACGGACCCGTACTGTTTTCTGTGGCCGGAGTACTGGGAGCAATTGTATTCTTCATTGGCTATATGATCCTCCTAAACGAATACCCCTTTGCCATATTGAAGGGCAAACCAGACGTAGTTGAAGGACCCTACCTGGAATACGCCGCAAAGTATCGGGCCTATGTTTACATAACC encodes:
- a CDS encoding respiratory chain complex I subunit 1 family protein, which translates into the protein MDLIYSLIAVIGTLVVAFIVSLFLPGLERKFIHARIQQRVGPPLTSPGIMAPLKFFFKKTITPESSMPRLYNALPLISLIVVVVILLFLIPDMYFAGALASVIALVGFLKVEEIMYMFMGSLSRSVLSVRMPFPDKARGAAHPEVHQSFFEDLSSLRAFRLIAFGSFPVYIAMFVAVAMTGSIYLQDIIAYQQIHGPVLFSVAGVLGAIVFFIGYMILLNEYPFAILKGKPDVVEGPYLEYAAKYRAYVYITRGFLMFTLATLFSVLFLGIAPNILNPTFIITLIVALLFPLLMAVFSAFSPIFTYKQFYPTVAGVSIIGVVAIIAALL